ACAAATTATTTAAAAAAGAATTTTTAGATAAAAACATTGATATTAAAAAAGTTTCTGCTTTTTTAAACATACACATCGGTACTATAAAACGTTGAATTTTACACAAAGAAGTTCCACCTCAATATTTTAATGATTTAAACAAACTATGTAATTACAAATATGAGTTAGATGTGAATGAAGAAGAAAAATTTAAAATTTATGATCAATTTTTCACTAATAAAAATTCGGCCAAAGATTTAGTTTCTAAAAGTATTTTATTTATAAAAAATAAATACAAAATAAACATAAATGAATATTGCTTGATAGATCCATGTGCGGGTGATGGCAGTTTCTTTAATTCATTCCCTAAACAACATTTAAATAAAATTGCGTTGGATATAGATCCAAAAGCAACAAATATTGCGAAAATGGATTTTTTTGACTTTATACCTAAAACAAAAAAGAACATCATCATAAACAATCCACCCTTTGGCTTGAGAGGACAACTTGCATTAAAATTTATAAATCATGCTGCAAAATTTTCTGATTTTATCTGTTTTGTACTTCCCCCGTTATTTAATTCCAATGGTAAAGATTCTCCTATGTTAAGAGTACACAAAGACTTGTTTCTTGTTGCTGAATTTAAAGTTCCAACACATTTTTATTATCCAAACAAAAAAGATGTTAATGTGAATGCTATTTTTCAAATTTGAACCAAAATTTACAATCCTAAAATCAAACCAATTAATATTCAAAACAAAAAAAGTGAGTATGTTAGAATATTTGCTTTAAGTGACGGTCTTAAACCATCACAAAAGCGAAACGTTAAAATGATAGATAAATGTGATTTTTATTTACCATCAACAACATTTTCAAAAGTAAAACTAGAAAATAGTTTTTATTCCTTACCTAATAATAGGGGATATGGAATTCTGATACTAAAAAACAAAAATCGAATATGTGAAATTATAAAGAAAATAAATTGAGAAGAAAAATCATTCAAATCAACAAATGGAGCAAACAATCTAAGAACTCAATTAATAATTAACGCAATTGAAGAAAGGTTAAAATAAAATGATTACATCAATAAAAGAACGTTTAATTTATCTTATAAGAACCGAAGTATCTCAAAATATTTGAGAAAAAGATGATTTATTTTATGAAATGAAATTATTATCAATAGATCAAAGGGGTCGCGTTGGGGAGCATTTTTTAAGAGATGTCTTTCAAGAATTAAATATGAATGTTGAATACATCAATAATGCTCATGGTGATTTTGATTTAATAGTAAATAATAAGCGTATAGAAATAAAAACAGCTACTTTAGATACTAATCAAAAATTTCAACATGAAGGAATAAAAGATAGTGATAAATGAGACGCGGTTGCATTTTTAGACATTGCACCTAATCAAATATATTTAACTATAATACCAAAAGTTAGTTTTAGATTTAATGTTTCATATATAAATAAAAATGGTGTTGAGTCTAAAAAAGGAGAATTAAATTTCCTTAACATAAGTCAAAATATTCATTTCCGTGGTAAAGATGGTACAAATAATCGAGCTACAGGTGCTGGTTACAAAGTTGATTTAAAATGTTCTGATTTAATACCTGCTAACACTATAAAAGATATTGAAAATATTTTTTATAAAGTTTTTCCTGAATCTACTCATTAAAATAATCACAGAATTAATCTGTGATTACATTTTTTACTTAATTTTGTGTAAGTAAAATTAAGTAAACGATGTTTTTAATAAAAAAGGTATAAAAAAACAGCGATGCCCTATTTTCACCATGCGGCTATCGTCGGCACTGAAGGGCTTAACTACTGAGTTCGGAATGGATTCAGGTGATCCCCTTCGCTATTATCGCTACAAATATTTTAACACAAAAAAGACATTGTCAAGAAAAAATAAAAAAATTTTTCGAGTGGTGAATATCATGCATTTTGTCACTTTTAAGATCATAAAATTAGTGGTTTTAAAATGTGATTATATTTAATTGAATTTGATTATTATTGTTTGTTTTGGACGCAATACTCAGAACTCTTTGAATGGTTCGAGCATTGCGTTTTAATTTCACTACAATTTTGATTTGTATTTATTTAACTGAATTTTCTATTTTCTTAATAATCTCATCAATTTTATTCATACGTTCTTTCTTGGTGGAATTTTCACCAAGAAGCTCATCTAGAAGTATGTTTAAAGCGATGTTATAATCTTCTTCTCTTTGCTTTTGTTTAATATCGATTGCTTTATTTTTATTTTGTTTTTTAATTCTAGTCATAACTTTATTGTGACTAATAATATAAATTTTATTTAGTATTGTGTTGAGTAGTATAAACTCATATATTTTTTTAAATGAATATGCAAGCATACTTATTGAATGTTATTTACCTATTTTAATTTACAAAGTTGTTCTAAATATCTTTTTTAGTTCGGGAAAATAAAAAAACACAGTGAGATCAAGAAATGATAATTCATCTCAATGCCTATGAAACGAATTATGTATAGTAATGAAAGTAAAATATTATATTTTGTTTTTCTTGTTCTAACTGTGTCAACTTCCCCAATTCAAGGTAGTTACCTATATTATAGTTTTATTTTTAGCAGTATACTAATAAATTTTTTTAAAAATATGGTAAGACTGAAAAATAAAAAATTCAGAAAAAATAAATTTAATAATGATTTTTAGTCATTTAAACCTTATTTTAAGGCGTTTTAGTATTTGCAAATATTTAAAATATTTATTTTTAATATTGTGTATTTTGTGATCATGCTTGGGAATATTTTTTTCAATATAATTCGCTTATTTTCATATTTTCACATTTATATCAGAAATTGCACTACTCTAGAAAACATGAATTATTGAGTAAATAAAAAATCAGGAGTCCTGATTCTTTATATTATTTGAATAATTTAAATTAGACTATTTACGTTTCATTGTTGGAAATAAAAGAACATCACGAATTGAATCTTTTTCAGTTAAAAGCATTGTAAGACGGTCGATACCAATTCCACAACCACCTGTAGGAGGCATTCCGTATTCTAAAGCTTCAACGAAGTCTCAATCAACATCACTAGCTTCATCATTTCCATTGTTCTTTTCTTTTAATTGTTCTTCAAAACGTTCTAATTGATCAATTGGATCTGAAAGCTCTGTATACATGTTTGCATATTCTTTAGTATTGATAAATAACTCAGCACGCTCAGTGAATCTAGAATCATCCATTTTTGCTGTTAATGGTGAAATTTCAATTGGGTGTCCATAAACGAATGTAGGTTGAATTAAAGTTTTTTCAATTAATTCTTCGAATAATTCATTAATTATGTGACCAAGTTGGTGGAATTTTTGAATTTTAACACCGTGTTTTTTAGCAACTTCAACAGCTTCTTCAAAAGTAATTTCTCTAAAGTTTACACCTGTTGCATTTGAAACAGCATCTACCATATCAATACGGTTAAATGGTTTTGTTAAATCAATTTCAACACCTTTATTCATTACTTTTTCTTTACCAAGTGACTTGGCTAAAGTTTTTAATAATGTTTCAGTTCTTTGCATCATACCTTCTAAGTTTGAGTATGCTTCATAGAACTCAATTGATGTGAATTCTGGGTTGTGTGTTGTATCAATTCCTTCGTTTCTGAAAATACGTCCAATTTCATAAACTCTATCAACCCCACCAACAAGCAATTTTTTAAGTGGAATTTCAGTAGCAATACGTAAAACAAATTCTTGATCTAAGGCATTGTGGTGTGTTTTAAATGGACGTGCTGATGCGCCTGATAAATAATCATGTAAGAATGGAGTTTCAACTTCCATGTAACCCATGTCATCAAAGTAACGTCTGATACCTGAGATAATTTTTGTTCTTGTTCAGAATACATCCATCGATTCATCGTTAACGATTAAATCAACATATCTGTGACGGTATCTTTCTTCAACATCTGCTAATCCATGATATTTATCTGGAAGCGGTTTTAATGCTTTTGTTAATAACTTAATTGTTTCTGTTTTAACTGTAATAGCACCTGTGTGAGTTTTCATCACAGTTCCTTCAACATAAACAATATCACCTAAATCAAGTGATGCAACTAATTTTTGAACTTCTTCAGAGTGTTGTTTTTTGTTAAAGTAAGCTTGAATTTTACCGTGGTAATCTTTTAATAAAATGAATGGTCCACGCATTGTAAGAATTCTACCTGTGATAGCAACATGTTTTGGATTTTCTTCTAAATCTTCTTTTGAAAAATCTTTGTATTGATTTTCAATATCATCAGAATAACTTAATTCTTTAAGATCATTTGCTTTTGCAAAAGCTTCAATGTTATTTTCTTTGTAAAAATCTAATTTATTACGTCTTATTTGTTCTTGTTCTGTATATTTTTCCATATTTGATGCTCCTTAGAAAATGTAATTAAAGTATACATTAAAATTTATTAAATTTTATATGTATAAGCAAGAAAACAAAACAAAAATGATAGGTTTTTAGGCCTACCATTTTGTAATTATTCTTTTCATTCTAATTCTTTAGGGTGAATTGGTTTTTTATTATGTTTAATTTTAGCAATTCTACCATGTTTTACATAAACAGTTTTATCTGCAATTGGTTCTATTAATGGGTTGTGAGTAACCATGACAATGGTTGTTCCATATTTTTTATTAATGTTATAAAGATAACTTAAAACAATTTCTGATGTTTTCTCGTCAAGTGCCCCGGTAGGTTCATCGGCAAAGATGATTTCTGCGTTTTTAGCTAAAGCTCTAAGGATTGAAATACGTTGTTGTTGTCCCCCTGACATTTGTGAAGGGTATTTTTCTTTTACATCTTCCATATCAAATTCACTAAATAGATCGTCAATGTTTAATTTAAGTTCTTTGTTCTTTTGTAAATATGAACCAGTTTCAACATTTTCATAACCAGTTAAGTTTTGAAGTAAGTTATAGTTTTGGAAGATGAAACTTACGTGATCACGTCTAAATAATGTCAATTGTAAATCACTTAAATATGGAAGGTTATTGTCACAAACAATAACATTACCACGAGATAAACGATCAAGCCCTGAAATAAGGTTTAAAAGTGTACTTTTACCACCTCCGGATTTACCAAAGATAAGTACAAACTCACCTTTATTAATTTTTAATGAAACATTTTTAAGAACACGTGTAACAGTATTTCCTGATAAATAGTATTTTGAAACGTCTTTAACTTCGATAATGGCATTTTCTTCATTTTGAAGCTTTTCAAATGCATCACGTGGGCGTTTTTTACTTGCTGCTTTTTTAAGTTTTTTAGCTATTTTACGATCGACTTGTAATACGTTAGCACCACCTTCATTATCAAGTAGTTCAAAAACATTCTTACGAGTAATTTTTTGATCAATTGATTTTTTAGTTAAAACAACTTGTTCATTAGTTATTTCTTGAGTGATTACGTTTTGATCATCAGAATTTACGTCTAATGCTTTCATTTTTACAATGTCATCATTATCTTTTTTGTTTTCTTGATTTTGTAACATTATTTTCCTTTCAATAGGTCAATTGCTTTAATTTTATTTATGCTTCTTCATGACAAGATTGCTGTCATCGTAAATGCTCAAAAGACTACACCAAAGGTTCCAAAGACTGCGGTAGCAGTTAATGATAACGGAATAGCAATTGAGGCTGCCGTTGTTAAGAATGAAGCGAATACAGCCATTAAACCATATGCAATTGGTAATGCTATTAAGATAGCAGAAACAATGAATGGTAAGTATATTGAGAAGAACATTTTTGCTTTTTCTTTTCCTGTGTAACCAAGAATAGATCAAATAGCAATATTCTTTTCGTTTTCGCTAATAAGAATTGTAGAAATAATGATAAGGATCACGATTGCAACAATGAAACTTAGAATTGTAATTAATGTAACCACAATTTGAACTGTTTTGGCAATTGTTTGCGTGAATCCGATTTCAATATCTTTTGATTCTAATGTGTATGCTGATGGAACAAATAATTTATTGTTATATACATTTGCAAAATCAGCAATGTGTTTTGTTGCGGCTACACGAGCCACGTTGTAATTATTTTTAATATCATTTTCGTTGTTTGGATCACCATTGTATTTATCGTTTAATAATTTGGCGATGTCATAATCTGAGTAACCCATGAGTCTTAATGCACCATTTGAACCATTTTCAACAGTTGTTGGCGATCCAAAGATACCATCAAATAAGTCATTAATGTTTTCCTGTGTAATTCCATTTGTTGCAAACGAATCAATTGAACCGTAGTAACCGCTTAATGAGTAAAGTGATGTTGAACTAATTAATTGTTGTGGTAATGGGTGTTTAGATAAAATTCCATTAAATGGTTGACCACCGAAGTAATTTGGATTGTATTTAAGTTGATCAAGTCCTGTAATTTTATCTGCTGCTTTTTTAGGAATAATGAACTCATTATTAATGTAAGTTGGGTTAACTCCAACAACTTTAAATTTGACTATTGTGTTAGGTTTTACGAAATTATGATTTAATTTTTGATTAATTTTATTTTTATATCTATCAATTGTGTTTTTAACATCAATTGTAAATTCTGAACCTATCTTGAAGTCATATTTACGTTTTGCAACTTGGTTGATGATTACCGGAATTGGATCATCATCGTTTTGTTTTGCGTAAATATCATTGATTTCTTTTAATAAATCAATTCCTTCTGCTGAGATAACTTTAATATCTTTTGTTTCAGGTAAATAACCGTAAAGTTTAATAGTTTCTTCTGTTTGTTTTGGTTTTTTGTTTGATGATGAATTTTCAGCATTGTCATTTGAAATTGATGCATCAAGTTCAACATTTGATTTATGATCTTTTGCGAATCCACCTTCTACATAGGTATAAACTTCATCATATTCTTTACGTAAGTATAATCCACCAAATGAAATAAAGTAATCATTAAGAATTTCAGCTTTTGGATCTTTTTCTAATTTTTCTTTATTATCTAATGTAACTTTTCTATATGCATTTACAAGGAACTCACGGTATTCATCACGGTGAGCTTTAGTTGTAATTGCTTCAGAAATATATTGTCCTTTATTATCGTCTCATCTAACATACGAGAATTTACCGTTTACAGGTGATTCATAGTTAGGAGTGTAATGGAAGAATGCTTTGTGTTCTGGATTTTTTGCCATTTCAACAAGATCGATATTTTCAACTAATAAGTGTCTATCTTCGGGAGTTGTATTAGCAAAACGGTTTTTAGCATCTTCACTTTGAACATCCTTATCATTTCCATCATTAAGTTTTTTATAATCTTCATCAACATATCATCTTGTTCAGTCTTGAGTTTTTTCTAATAATCTTCCAACTGAATTACGGATTTTAATAATCTTAGATTTTTGTGAATCAGGAAGTGAGTTATAAACGTATGTGAATGGGTCAATTGCAACCCCAGTTTCAACTTTAACGTTAACTGAGAACTGTGTAACAATGTGACCAGTGAATTCATCTACGTTTGTTCCGTTTTTATTATTTACATTAATTTCGTTTGAGATACCAGGTCTAAAGTAATCTGCTGCATATGAATTTGCTTCAGATACATGACCAATTGGAACATATAAACTATTTGATAAATCATCAGGTGAATATGGATTTAATGGACCACCTTCACGTGTTGGTGAATAAAGATCAAATTTATATTTATAGTCACGGTTTTCATATGTTTTTTGAATAGCTTCATCAAATACTCCGAATGTCGCTATCCCGAATAAGGTTGTAATACTTGCTAGAACAACCGAAATACCAAATGATGTAAGTTTAAATGCACTGTTAAATGTTAATGATGCAGAGAACTTAGTTTTAACATTTGATTTTTTGAATAATTTCTTGTATTTATTATGTACTTCTCCAATTGCGACTTCAGTGATACCACTCATTAAATCAATTGATTTATATCTTAGTGAGTGAAGTGAAACCACAATAATAAGAATAGACATTGCTGCAAGCGGTAAAAGTATATTTATAATTAGGGACGTTCACGAGAACGTTAGTGTTTCAATGGATATTGTTCAGTAGTTTTCTAGAATCCTAATCGAACTTCCTTGAAGTAAGAATCCGGTTAAGTATCCTAAAACATCACCAGTTAAGATCGTAAAGAACGCAAACACTGTCATTGACATAGCAATTTGGAATGGCGTGTATCCTTGTGCCACTAAGATACCAATAACCTTGTTTTTGTTTGAAATATAACGTTTGATGATAAAGATAATTGAAATTGTAACAAGTGCGATAAGAATTGATAATAATACTTTTGATGTGTAATCTAAGGCATTAATAATTCCTTTGATTGCACTAATTCTAATTCCACGTTCTGGGTTGATTGGATCAATTTCAGTATCTAAGAATACTCTTTGTAATCCGTTTTTGTCTTTAGTTTGGTCTTGAATGAAGTTTTCTAAGTCTTTTTTGTACTCATCAAGTGGGTTTGCAACATTAAGTTGATTTTCTGTTCTTGAAGCAGATCTATCAAATCTTAGACGTGTTTTTTTATCTTGAACATATTTACTTAAGAATTCTTCTGGTGTGTGAACTAATAAGTATTGTTTTACTAAGTTTCCACGGTAAGCTTGTCTTACTCTATCAAATCCTTGGTTATTTACATAAAGAACAGCTTGGTTTTTAGGATTTAATTGTAAGTTTGCTTCATCAATGATTGGATAAATGTTGTCATATGTTAAATCATCACCAATAATGATGAATTCTGAACCATTAACATTTACTTTATATTCATCTGGAAGGTTTTTGATCAATTGTAACATGTCACTAGGTGTTGTCGGAATTGATCCTTTTCAAATTTTCTTTTTGTTTCTTTCTAATCAAGCATAGTTTGCTTTTACAACATATGAACCAATTTGATCAAAACGAAGTACGCTTGTAAGTTTATTTAAACCTGATGTTGTTGCGATACCTCTAAGAAGAATATCTACAATATTCATTCCAAATGGTGAATATGTTTCTCTATCTGCAAGTGTTTTTTCATGTAATGTTGTGAAGTAATCGAAGTCAATTGCAATTGTAACAACTACGTCTTTTTCGATTGTAGGAACATTATTTGAAACAGTTAAGATTGAGTTTATAAATTCATAAACTGCATCATCACCTTTTGCAAGTAATGCTTCAAAGTTAATTACTTTATTTGTAAGTAAGTAAGCTAAGTTAGCAGAGTTTGGTGTATCTTCTGGTGAAGAACCAAGATTATTTGTATCTGTTAATAATCAAATTGCTAATTGTGGTGCTCTTAATAAAATTGTTGGATAGTAGAATAAAGGAGTAGATGGAATTTGAAGTGTTGTTAAATCAGGGTATGAGAATAATGTTTTAAGCATTTTTGCAAATTTTGGATAATGTTTGATTATCGCTTCATTTGCGAAAATGTTATTAATCATAATAGATAAAACAGTTGAGTCTAAGTTATTGTATTTTAATGTGTACCCTTGGTATGTAGTACCTTTTTCTTTTACTCCATCTTTTAAGACATTAAAGTTTGAATACATTTCTGAAGCAGCAATTAAAGCAAATGCTTGTGTTAATGAAACTTCATTTTCTTTAAGATATTCTTTAAATTGTGCATATGTATTTACTAAATTGTTTAAGTCTTGGTTTAAGTAATTTCCGTTTGCGTCTTTAGCAAAGAATAATTCACGCATTGCAAGTGGATTTGCAAGTGAACGAGAAATTCCAAATTTGGTTTTTTCGTATGAAACAATATTTTTTGCTGATGGTTGGAATAATTCTAAATCATTAAATGAAGCAATATTTTCTGGTTTGTTAATAATATCTAATAAACCATTTGCAAAGGCTTTACGCTCTTCAATTGTTGCATTAATGTTTGAATTGAAAATTCCTAATCAAACATTGTAAAGTCCATATGATTGTCCAACTCTTTCAAAAATTGATTTTGGCTCTTGTGTAATGAAATTATTAAGTAATAAGTTAAGTGCATCTCAATATGGGTTTGAGTCAGCTGATTTATATTGAATATAGAAATCAGTTAAATCTGATAATGATAAGTTATCTGATAAATCTGCTTTTGCATTATTACGTTTTAATAATTCAAAGATTGTTTTTCATTCTTTAAGTGTTTGATATGCTTCATCTTTTGTTGCATATTGTTTTTTATCATTAAGCCCAAGTAAGAAAGTAAGTGTTTTTCTTACATTTGATGTGTAATCAGTAGATTCATAATCAATTTTGTAATTTTCAACTGTATCAAATTTATCAACTAGCATTAAAACAGTTTCATAAATTTTTTCCATTTGAAGTGCTGATTTGAAAAATGGTGAACCTTCTCCGTTTACATCAAGTAACTCAACAATACCTAATTTATCTTTATCTGGTAATGGAATTGTGATGTATAAGTCATCATTAATTTTAATTGTTTTACCTTTATCTGAGATATTAAACATATCAATAATAATTTGTTTAATACTTTTGTTTGATCCAGGTAGTGTAAATAAAGCTTTTAATGCTGCATAAACAAAATCAGCATTAGATAATGACGATGAAAGTGATAATTGATCTACAACTTGTTTTCCAAGTGTGCTGTCTCAAATTTCTCTTTCTTCTTTGAATTTTTTAATTTGAATTTTTGATTTTAAAGCTTCTGTAAATAAATTAATGTCAAATGATTGAATTAATTTTTTAAGTCCATCTAAAAGGTTTTTGTAGCTTAATGATGAGTTGTTAGGGTATGCATTAATTTGTTTAATAATTGTTTTAACAACTTTCGCTAAGTTTTTATATGTATTGAATAATGGACTATCTTCTGATTCGAAATCAAATAAGTAGTTAATGTTTACATTATCGATAATTTCATAAAGTGATTTTTTTAATGTATCTTGATTAATTGATTGTAAGAATCAAATTAACATTTCATAAACCGATAGGTTTCTCTTGTATTTTTTAGTAATTGTTTTACCATCCGCTGTGGTTTCTGTTACTTCTTCATATTGATCTGCAGCGTTCTTGAAGTATTCTTGTCCGAATTCTGTGAATTTAACAAAGTCAATTGAATTAATTAAACCAATAATTGAATCAATAAATGTAATTGGATTCTTAACATATTTAACTAACTTAAGAGGAACAAATACATCTCTTGGAATCATTGTGTCAAATAACTCTAACACATTGAATAATTTGTCAATTTGAGCTGCAATATATTCTCTTTGTGCCTCAAGAGTAGCATGGACACTAATTTTATTTTTAATATTTGTAAAGAAAGTTACAAATATTTTACTTAAATAATCACCTTGCGCATTGTGTGTAATATCATATAAAGCATCTAAGATAATTTTTGGAAGAATATTGAAGTTAATACTTCCTGACGAAAAGATTTTAGCAAAATTGTTTTGTGTAAATCCGTAGTCAGCACCATGTGTAAGCGCTAAAACTTGATCTTTTGTAATAAACCCTTCTTTAACTAAATCTGAGTCAAGGAAATTCTTTTCCATATTTTCAATAACTTTTTTAAGTGTTCCTTGGTTAATAGCTTCATTTAAAACATCTGTTAATGGAGCACTATACCCGAAAGGCACATAAACAACGTTTTCAAACTCTGATGATTTTTCAACTCAACCATTAGGATTTAAAGTTGTTTTTAAAGTTAAATTATTATCAATCATGAATGTATAGAAATCATCCACGCTGATAATTCCGTTTTTAAGTTTTTTAGCTACATCATTGTTTTCAATATTTTTATCTGAAACAACTTTTTCATTTAATGAAACATTCTCTCATGCTTCAATTTGACCATTTGAGTTGTAAATAGGTTCTAAAAGAATTAAGTTTTGTTCTCCTGAACGTAAAGTTGTAACTCCAAGGTTTGCAAATTTATTAAATTCTGACGCAGGAATTTTATTAGCAACATCAGACATATCGTTTGTGACATAATGTGCTAATTTATAGATCTTTTTAGAACTATAAACATTTAATGTGTTTGTTAATCTATTTTTAAATCTTACATCTTGGTAAACGAAATCAGGTTTAATGTAATTTTTATCAGGGATAACGTTACGTGTAGATTGATCTAAAATGATTTTTGAAACAAATGGGTTAATTTGTTTTGTTTTAAAGAAATGGTTAATATTTCCTGAATAGTTAATTATTTTGTTTTCATCTACATTTAAAGTTTCTTTAACTAATTTATTGATGTTGTTTGGAATACCTAGGATACTTCCTTTATCATCACCTAAATCAATGAAGTGGAATACACTTTTTTCTTTAGTTTTTTGATCGAAAACGTCAATAACCATAGATTCTTTGATACCGATATTTTCAGCACCAACATCTTTTTTGATTTTTTCGTAAATTTTCTTTTTAATAATTGTTAAAGCACCTTCTTTAATGATACTAAACATATCTTCGCGAATGTTTTTGTTTGTTAATTGTTTAAATTGAATATTTGATAAATTACCTTCAATTTTTTCAATTGCAGTAATTGTCATTGGATCATTATTAGCATTTGTTTTAAAGTCTTCATAATTTGGAATTGCTAAACGATCACTAACCTCAACTTTATCAATATGGAATGTTCCTTCTGGAATATTAGGAACTGCTTCTACTTTTGAAACAATATCATTAAGCACTGTGTTTAAGTCATTGATTGTTTGTGCTGTAGTTAAATTTGTGTCTTTATATTGATCGTAAATATCTTGTAATTCTACATTTTGTTTTTGAAGTAAATAGTTTTTAACAAGTAATTTAATAGTTTCAAAGTCTTTAATAATTGACTTTTTAACTTCTTGATCACGCTCTTTGAAACCAACTTGGATTTCATTTGGAGCTAATTTAACTCTCGTTGTTTCTAGTTCTGATGGAGTGAATGCTGGATTAATTTCGCTAATTCTTATTGCTTCATCATTTAGAAGAGTTGTATCTAGATTGAATTTTCTATTTTCTGTATAGATATTTTTGTATCAATATGAGAATTTAGAAATATCATTTAATAATTTCTTTGCTTGTGGATCGTTATCTTTGCTTTCTTCAAGTGTTTCAATAAAAGCACGATAATTTCCTTCTCATGAATTTTTGTTTTTAGCATCATATGTTGTTGTATAAACTTTACGTTCATAAACTGTGTAAACATCTTGACGTGCCGCTCATGCAA
The nucleotide sequence above comes from Mycoplasma sp. Pen4. Encoded proteins:
- a CDS encoding ABC transporter permease, producing MKQQYEKIKNVSKSHDITVDLNLPTNGKAYNDGYYINGLVLASAFPKGYDKGIKYIGDDYQKTSNIIDIKSIKESFIPLSSFTNHAGDDTKFIAVQDFKTFYDWYDSSNRDASLFSLNYPQNNDDTSRNFSLTMNRDYWFDVYTRAKDGNDFVRSEVKSELHTGDIFTLDKQYLVRDIAYLTNTSDNKIILSQLSTLFINQNTKEATFDLFKGKEWKDNNDSVRTILPSELAKLLGFSPYGKDKYIYIEDSNIEPHLVTSKPNSNIKAFYKQPLVNQIDYSWLYYTESTTEIKNSIKIKFSKGQSYNVPVAWAARQDVYTVYERKVYTTTYDAKNKNSWEGNYRAFIETLEESKDNDPQAKKLLNDISKFSYWYKNIYTENRKFNLDTTLLNDEAIRISEINPAFTPSELETTRVKLAPNEIQVGFKERDQEVKKSIIKDFETIKLLVKNYLLQKQNVELQDIYDQYKDTNLTTAQTINDLNTVLNDIVSKVEAVPNIPEGTFHIDKVEVSDRLAIPNYEDFKTNANNDPMTITAIEKIEGNLSNIQFKQLTNKNIREDMFSIIKEGALTIIKKKIYEKIKKDVGAENIGIKESMVIDVFDQKTKEKSVFHFIDLGDDKGSILGIPNNINKLVKETLNVDENKIINYSGNINHFFKTKQINPFVSKIILDQSTRNVIPDKNYIKPDFVYQDVRFKNRLTNTLNVYSSKKIYKLAHYVTNDMSDVANKIPASEFNKFANLGVTTLRSGEQNLILLEPIYNSNGQIEAWENVSLNEKVVSDKNIENNDVAKKLKNGIISVDDFYTFMIDNNLTLKTTLNPNGWVEKSSEFENVVYVPFGYSAPLTDVLNEAINQGTLKKVIENMEKNFLDSDLVKEGFITKDQVLALTHGADYGFTQNNFAKIFSSGSINFNILPKIILDALYDITHNAQGDYLSKIFVTFFTNIKNKISVHATLEAQREYIAAQIDKLFNVLELFDTMIPRDVFVPLKLVKYVKNPITFIDSIIGLINSIDFVKFTEFGQEYFKNAADQYEEVTETTADGKTITKKYKRNLSVYEMLIWFLQSINQDTLKKSLYEIIDNVNINYLFDFESEDSPLFNTYKNLAKVVKTIIKQINAYPNNSSLSYKNLLDGLKKLIQSFDINLFTEALKSKIQIKKFKEEREIWDSTLGKQVVDQLSLSSSLSNADFVYAALKALFTLPGSNKSIKQIIIDMFNISDKGKTIKINDDLYITIPLPDKDKLGIVELLDVNGEGSPFFKSALQMEKIYETVLMLVDKFDTVENYKIDYESTDYTSNVRKTLTFLLGLNDKKQYATKDEAYQTLKEWKTIFELLKRNNAKADLSDNLSLSDLTDFYIQYKSADSNPYWDALNLLLNNFITQEPKSIFERVGQSYGLYNVWLGIFNSNINATIEERKAFANGLLDIINKPENIASFNDLELFQPSAKNIVSYEKTKFGISRSLANPLAMRELFFAKDANGNYLNQDLNNLVNTYAQFKEYLKENEVSLTQAFALIAASEMYSNFNVLKDGVKEKGTTYQGYTLKYNNLDSTVLSIMINNIFANEAIIKHYPKFAKMLKTLFSYPDLTTLQIPSTPLFYYPTILLRAPQLAIWLLTDTNNLGSSPEDTPNSANLAYLLTNKVINFEALLAKGDDAVYEFINSILTVSNNVPTIEKDVVVTIAIDFDYFTTLHEKTLADRETYSPFGMNIVDILLRGIATTSGLNKLTSVLRFDQIGSYVVKANYAWLERNKKKIWKGSIPTTPSDMLQLIKNLPDEYKVNVNGSEFIIIGDDLTYDNIYPIIDEANLQLNPKNQAVLYVNNQGFDRVRQAYRGNLVKQYLLVHTPEEFLSKYVQDKKTRLRFDRSASRTENQLNVANPLDEYKKDLENFIQDQTKDKNGLQRVFLDTEIDPINPERGIRISAIKGIINALDYTSKVLLSILIALVTISIIFIIKRYISNKNKVIGILVAQGYTPFQIAMSMTVFAFFTILTGDVLGYLTGFLLQGSSIRILENYWTISIETLTFSWTSLIINILLPLAAMSILIIVVSLHSLRYKSIDLMSGITEVAIGEVHNKYKKLFKKSNVKTKFSASLTFNSAFKLTSFGISVVLASITTLFGIATFGVFDEAIQKTYENRDYKYKFDLYSPTREGGPLNPYSPDDLSNSLYVPIGHVSEANSYAADYFRPGISNEINVNNKNGTNVDEFTGHIVTQFSVNVKVETGVAIDPFTYVYNSLPDSQKSKIIKIRNSVGRLLEKTQDWTRWYVDEDYKKLNDGNDKDVQSEDAKNRFANTTPEDRHLLVENIDLVEMAKNPEHKAFFHYTPNYESPVNGKFSYVRWDDNKGQYISEAITTKAHRDEYREFLVNAYRKVTLDNKEKLEKDPKAEILNDYFISFGGLYLRKEYDEVYTYVEGGFAKDHKSNVELDASISNDNAENSSSNKKPKQTEETIKLYGYLPETKDIKVISAEGIDLLKEINDIYAKQNDDDPIPVIINQVAKRKYDFKIGSEFTIDVKNTIDRYKNKINQKLNHNFVKPNTIVKFKVVGVNPTYINNEFIIPKKAADKITGLDQLKYNPNYFGGQPFNGILSKHPLPQQLISSTSLYSLSGYYGSIDSFATNGITQENINDLFDGIFGSPTTVENGSNGALRLMGYSDYDIAKLLNDKYNGDPNNENDIKNNYNVARVAATKHIADFANVYNNKLFVPSAYTLESKDIEIGFTQTIAKTVQIVVTLITILSFIVAIVILIIISTILISENEKNIAIWSILGYTGKEKAKMFFSIYLPFIVSAILIALPIAYGLMAVFASFLTTAASIAIPLSLTATAVFGTFGVVFWAFTMTAILSWRSINKIKAIDLLKGK